The following proteins come from a genomic window of Gossypium raimondii isolate GPD5lz chromosome 5, ASM2569854v1, whole genome shotgun sequence:
- the LOC105768170 gene encoding zinc finger CCCH domain-containing protein 23 — protein MMIGESIQPNPTIKIPVGDPFNDPTASFPSVNFNYNNAVSSPCPVDYLGSLHRYLPSNDYESDSFSDDSDLPVDAFSCDHFRMYEFKVRRCARGRSHDWTECPYAHPGEKARRRDPRKFHYSGTACPDFRKGSCKKGDSCEFAHGVFECWLHPARYRTQPCKDGTSCQRRVCFFAHTPEQLRVLPQQSPRGNGSASADLDYVGSPMRHRLEFVSSPTSILASPPISPPSESPPMSPSGSFNSVSELAASMRSLQLGKSKMNGACSWGLQMGSGFSSPRGSTLRPGFCSSPSTPTRTPTRSSLGQFDIWEFNAVQEEPAMERVESGRDLRARMYAKLSKENSIGRLEPTGSGPDVGWVTELVK, from the coding sequence ATGATGATCGGAGAATCAATCCAACCAAATCCCACCATCAAAATCCCCGTAGGGGACCCATTCAACGATCCGACGGCTAGCTTTCCCTCCGTTAACTTTAACTACAACAATGCAGTCAGTAGTCCTTGCCCTGTCGATTACCTCGGGTCTCTCCACCGTTACCTACCGTCAAACGACTACGAGTCCGATTCGTTTAGTGATGATTCGGACTTGCCTGTTGATGCATTCTCATGCGACCATTTCCGGATGTACGAGTTCAAGGTGAGGAGGTGTGCTCGTGGAAGGTCACATGACTGGACTGAGTGTCCGTACGCTCACCCCGGTGAGAAGGCCCGAAGAAGGGACCCGAGAAAGTTCCATTACTCTGGAACTGCTTGCCCCGATTTTCGCAAGGGAAGCTGTAAGAAAGGCGATTCATGTGAATTCGCTCACGGCGTTTTTGAGTGTTGGCTCCACCCTGCTCGTTACCGTACTCAGCCTTGCAAAGACGGTACCAGTTGTCAAAGAAGGGTTTGTTTTTTCGCTCACACACCGGAGCAGCTTCGCGTGTTGCCGCAGCAGAGTCCGAGAGGAAATGGGTCCGCTTCAGCTGATTTGGATTATGTTGGTTCGCCCATGCGCCATCGTCTAGAGTTTGTTTCTTCACCAACTTCTATTCTGGCTTCACCTCCAATATCCCCACCTTCTGAGTCACCTCCTATGTCACCCAGTGGCTCATTTAACTCGGTGAGTGAACTTGCTGCTTCTATGCGAAGTTTGCAGCTGGGTAAGTCTAAAATGAATGGTGCTTGCTCCTGGGGCCTGCAAATGGGATCGGGTTTCAGTTCTCCACGTGGTTCCACACTCCGACCCGGTTTTTGCAGCTCTCCTTCAACTCCAACTCGTACGCCGACTCGGTCTAGCCTCGGTCAGTTTGACATCTGGGAATTCAACGCTGTCCAAGAGGAACCTGCAATGGAGAGAGTGGAGTCTGGGAGAGACCTGAGGGCAAGGATGTACGCAAAACTGAGCAAGGAAAATTCTATCGGCCGACTTGAACCAACCGGGTCGGGTCCTGATGTTGGATGGGtaactgagttggtgaaatGA